From one Triticum urartu cultivar G1812 chromosome 3, Tu2.1, whole genome shotgun sequence genomic stretch:
- the LOC125544969 gene encoding uncharacterized protein LOC125544969 isoform X3, whose product MEPSSTQNAATLPELPATGSAPPLLGSVHPRCYEPRLPSRPSHASCTAAEEQRLVQFVCYQDFGVISNQDIRADECAVGIAQMTVKEGRQLSIVAEADELDSSNGSTEQHVSTVLDAEHGSKSWTPNLIDVERENRGWVRRHQFSTRWKKDLERPTPCVNYVQRNVERGFKWRFLIWRVQT is encoded by the exons ATGGAGCCAAGCTCGACCCAGAACGCCGCCACCCTGCCGGAGCTCCCCGCCACCGGATCTGCGCCGCCCCTCCTCGGATCTGTCCATCCACGCTGCTACGAGCCCCGTCTGCCATCGCGTCCTTCACATGCCTCCTGCACCGCCGCGGAGGAGCAGCGCCTCGTCCAGTTCGTCTGTTATCAAGACTTTGGAGTGAT ATCGAATCAAGATATAAGAGCCGATGAGTGCGCTGTCGGGATAGCTCAGATGACCGTCAAAGAGGGGCGCCAGCTTTCGATAGTTGCTGAAGCGGACGAGCTCGATTCTTCTAATGGAAGCACTGAGCAGCACGTCTCGACAGTTCTAGATGCAGAGCATGGGTCGAAATCATGGACTCCAAATCTTATTGACGTGGAAAGGGAAAACCGCGGCTGGGTTCGACG GCACCAGTTCAGTACACGTTGGAAGAAGGATTTGGAAAGACCGACCCCATGTGTCAACTATGTTCAACGAAATGTGGAGCGTGGTTTTAAATGGAGATTCTTGATATGGCGTGTGCAGACGTAA
- the LOC125544969 gene encoding uncharacterized protein LOC125544969 isoform X1 has product MSIHFPQQPPPRVTRSRAPPRRSYHPAPASPGEARSRAARPPLNRSLVTGAHRHGSLGSSSSAAIYDGAKLDPERRHPAGAPRHRICAAPPRICPSTLLRAPSAIASFTCLLHRRGGAAPRPVRLLSRLWSDVCIRSNQDIRADECAVGIAQMTVKEGRQLSIVAEADELDSSNGSTEQHVSTVLDAEHGSKSWTPNLIDVERENRGWVRRHQFSTRWKKDLERPTPCVNYVQRNVERGFKWRFLIWRVQT; this is encoded by the exons ATGTCCATCCATTTCCCACAGCAGCCGCCGCCCCGTGTTACTCGCTCCCGAGCGCCTCCGCGTCGCTCCTACCATCCAGCGCCCGCGTCGCCAGGTGAAGCTCGATCCCGAGCTGCGCGTCCCCCTCTGAACCGCTCGTTGGTCACCGGAGCCCACCG CCATGGCAGCCTAGGAAGCTCCAGTTCAGCCGCCATCTACGATGGAGCCAAGCTCGACCCAGAACGCCGCCACCCTGCCGGAGCTCCCCGCCACCGGATCTGCGCCGCCCCTCCTCGGATCTGTCCATCCACGCTGCTACGAGCCCCGTCTGCCATCGCGTCCTTCACATGCCTCCTGCACCGCCGCGGAGGAGCAGCGCCTCGTCCAGTTCGTCTGTTATCAAGACTTTGGAGTGATGTATGCATCAG ATCGAATCAAGATATAAGAGCCGATGAGTGCGCTGTCGGGATAGCTCAGATGACCGTCAAAGAGGGGCGCCAGCTTTCGATAGTTGCTGAAGCGGACGAGCTCGATTCTTCTAATGGAAGCACTGAGCAGCACGTCTCGACAGTTCTAGATGCAGAGCATGGGTCGAAATCATGGACTCCAAATCTTATTGACGTGGAAAGGGAAAACCGCGGCTGGGTTCGACG GCACCAGTTCAGTACACGTTGGAAGAAGGATTTGGAAAGACCGACCCCATGTGTCAACTATGTTCAACGAAATGTGGAGCGTGGTTTTAAATGGAGATTCTTGATATGGCGTGTGCAGACGTAA
- the LOC125544969 gene encoding uncharacterized protein LOC125544969 isoform X2, giving the protein MSIHFPQQPPPRVTRSRAPPRRSYHPAPASPGEARSRAARPPLNRSLVTGAHRHGSLGSSSSAAIYDGAKLDPERRHPAGAPRHRICAAPPRICPSTLLRAPSAIASFTCLLHRRGGAAPRPVRLLSRLWSDVCIRSNQDIRADECAVGIAQMTVKEGRQLSIVAEADELDSSNGSTEQHVSTVLDAEHGSKSWTPNLIDVERENRGWVRRHRHGWGGRVGGSAGDALSQLACVWGSVQV; this is encoded by the exons ATGTCCATCCATTTCCCACAGCAGCCGCCGCCCCGTGTTACTCGCTCCCGAGCGCCTCCGCGTCGCTCCTACCATCCAGCGCCCGCGTCGCCAGGTGAAGCTCGATCCCGAGCTGCGCGTCCCCCTCTGAACCGCTCGTTGGTCACCGGAGCCCACCG CCATGGCAGCCTAGGAAGCTCCAGTTCAGCCGCCATCTACGATGGAGCCAAGCTCGACCCAGAACGCCGCCACCCTGCCGGAGCTCCCCGCCACCGGATCTGCGCCGCCCCTCCTCGGATCTGTCCATCCACGCTGCTACGAGCCCCGTCTGCCATCGCGTCCTTCACATGCCTCCTGCACCGCCGCGGAGGAGCAGCGCCTCGTCCAGTTCGTCTGTTATCAAGACTTTGGAGTGATGTATGCATCAG ATCGAATCAAGATATAAGAGCCGATGAGTGCGCTGTCGGGATAGCTCAGATGACCGTCAAAGAGGGGCGCCAGCTTTCGATAGTTGCTGAAGCGGACGAGCTCGATTCTTCTAATGGAAGCACTGAGCAGCACGTCTCGACAGTTCTAGATGCAGAGCATGGGTCGAAATCATGGACTCCAAATCTTATTGACGTGGAAAGGGAAAACCGCGGCTGGGTTCGACG ACATAGGCACGGTTGGGGAGGGCGTGTTGGGGGctcggctggagatgctcttagccAGTTGGCTTGTGTTTGGGGATCAGTGCAAGTTTAA
- the LOC125544970 gene encoding uncharacterized protein LOC125544970: protein MQAEEDAEFVGARVEAGLRAARFSAPPSSEEFAASIEPKNVPAVFRGVLKGSAASPRWDPLHGGLDYLLEKVGPDVAVEAMMSSTGHVFYGDLRSHERVSIPFSTFMHSCKSYLGHLNAASDSSKDKGIGEEPTCSGEMCSAGLEISEQLYLAQVSILNTENKERCSLEVLKEDIQEPIFLKGKPFSSINFWMSRAHMRSSTHYDPHHNLLCVVAGCKKVTLWSPSASPFLYPMPVYGEASNHSGVSIEEPDYSSYTRAKYMKEYSERVVLNCGDALFIPEGWYHQVDSDDLTIAINFWWKSRIMTEMLEHMDAYYLRRILRRLVDTEMNKIVQKNFFRHAKENNGFQPTDKELRGSEQFNLHNEVKSHDTSDKKGARDTSDKKGAADTSGKKGAPLQSLEPSTLQALYELMSMVHDSVEAVDQNDIAESASQDTSSSQSNERKKTAADDSSLLEKDPVAKIILPVEPLELRSMLLAMVHTFPRTLEGLVLNILGPTGAEILTRKFDEMDQQTTTEEQTEFYKTFYSAFDDQYAAMDALLNRKELFSFQVFQSVLDQYLRVHVDRPS, encoded by the exons ATGCAAGCCGAGGAAGACGCCGAGTTCGTGGGTGCGCGGGTGGAGGCCGGCCtccgcgccgcccgcttctccgcGCCGCCGTCGTCGGAGGAGTTCGCGGCCTCCATCGAGCCCAAGAACGTCCCCGCC GTATTCCGCGGCGTGCTCAAGGGGTCAGCCGCCTCCCCTCGGTGGGATCCTCTCCATGGTGGCCTCGACTACTTGCTG GAGAAGGTGGGGCCTGATGTTGCGGTGGAAGCCATGATGTCGAGCACCGGGCACGTGTTCTACGGGGATCTCAGAAGTCATGAGAGG GTTTCTATCCCATTCTCCACATTCATGCATTCCTGCAAATCTTACCTGGGGCATCTGAATGCTGCTAGTGATTCGTCCAAAGATAAAGGTATTGGGGAGGAGCCAACTTGTTCAGGGGAAATGTGCTCAGCTGGCTTGGAGATTTCCGAGCAACTCTACTTAGCACAG GTGTCAATCCTCAACACTGAGAACAAAGAGAGATGCTCGTTAGAAGTTTTAAAAGAGGACATTCAGGAG CCTATATTTCTGAAAGGAAAACCATTTTCATCAATAAACTTCTGGATGAGTAGGGCTCACATGAGATCAAGTACCCATTATGATCCTCACCATAACCTTCTCTGCGTGGTGGCTGGATGCAAGAAAG TAACTTTGTGGTCTCCCTCCGCATCCCCATTTTTGTATCCAATGCCTGTATACGGGGAGGCCTCCAACCATAG CGGTGTCAGTATTGAGGAACCAGACTATTCAAGTTACACAAGAGCAAAATACATGAAGGAGTATTCTGAAAGGGTTGTCCTAAATTGTGGCGATGCTCTTTTCATACCAGAAGGATG GTATCACCAAGTAGACAGTGATGATTTGACCATAGCAATTAACTTTTGGTGGAAATCAAGAATAATGACTGAAATGTTAGAGCATATGGATGCCTACTATCTACGCCGAATTTTAAGGAG ATTGGTGGATACAGAGATG AACAAAATAGTGCAGAAAAATTTCTTCAGACATGCGAAAGAAAACAACGGTTTTCAGCCAACAGACAAAGAATTGAGAG GCTCTGAGCAATTCAATTTGCACAACGAGGTTAAAAGTCATGATACATCTGACAAGAAAGGTGCACGGGATACATCTGACAAGAAAGGCGCAGCTGATACATCTGGCAAGAAAGGTGCACCATTGCAATCTTTGGAACCCAGCACCCTACAAGCGCTTTATGAACTCATGTCAATGGTTCATGACAGTGTTGAAGCGGTTGACCAAAATGACATAGCAGAATCTGCATCTCAGGATACATCTTCCAGCCAAAGCAATGAAAGAAAGAAGACTGCTGCAGATGATTCATCTCTCTTGGAGAAAGACCCCGTTGCAAAAATCATTTTGCCAGTTGAACCACTCGAGTTGCGGAGTATGCTACTAGCAATGGTG CATACTTTCCCAAGGACATTAGAAGGTTTAGTCCTCAACATACTTGGACCTACAGGAGCTGAGATACTGACTAGGAAGTTTGACGAGATGGATCAACAAACCACAACAGAAGAACA GACTGAGTTCTACAAGACATTCTACAGCGCATTTGATGACCAATATGCTGCAATGGACGCACTTCTCAATAGGAAGGAACTGTTTTCTTTCCAG GTGTTCCAGAGTGTCCTTGACCAATATCTTAGGGTGCATGTTGATCGGCCTAGCTAA